In Candidatus Eisenbacteria bacterium, the following are encoded in one genomic region:
- a CDS encoding ATP-dependent DNA helicase PcrA encodes MHRDDSVSAILEGLNEIQARGVAHGEGPLLILAGAGSGKTRVLTSRLAHLVAARGVAPDAVLAVTFTNKAAGEMRVRVQKLLGPTAQAIWIGTFHSICLRILRRHQEALGFRGNLTVFDADDSLSLIRQILKESGKTDDPVRAADARSAISLAKNRMIDPERLESESAGPGGRRIARLWRLYDARLREQDGVDFDDLLLLAVRLLRENRSIGDAYAQRFRHILVDEYQDTNRVQLELVRRLAERHGNICAVGDDDQSIYRWRGADVTNILGFERHFPGTAVLRMEQNYRSTRRILDVANAAVLKNAGRMPKTLWTENEPGEAVRLFLAEDEEQEARHVARRIREEVRGGASLSHLAVLYRTHAQSRAIEEACIRAEIPYRVLGGIAFYQRKEVKDLLAYLRLLANPHDEVSFRRAALAPRRGAGEMTIDRILSEARARGVDLLTACERAREWGMEGRGFAALADLAAYLMTLVPRIDEKPHVLLEEIAHQIGYREYLRSQSEAEWEDRFAHVLELIEGARGYEDAEESAGVVDFLEQVALYAQSDKLRDDEERVTLMTVHNAKGLEFDAVLVTGLEDGLFPHISSLTDPEELEEERRLFYVAVTRARRTLTLTASRSRRRINRMAGSDLSRFLSEIPEELLEIEGRLHAATARFPARRAATAKELHEEAAQDSEDEWDGPIIAREPAAARVAGRTLVRHVRYGIGEVLSVDGEGEKARLEVRFPGWGTKKIVRSYLVPVGRG; translated from the coding sequence TTGCATCGCGACGATTCGGTGTCCGCAATCCTCGAAGGGCTCAACGAGATCCAGGCGCGCGGCGTCGCCCATGGGGAGGGGCCGCTTCTCATCCTCGCGGGCGCGGGAAGCGGCAAGACCCGCGTCCTGACGAGCAGGCTGGCGCATCTGGTCGCTGCGCGGGGAGTGGCTCCCGACGCCGTCCTCGCCGTCACCTTCACCAACAAGGCCGCGGGAGAGATGCGCGTGCGCGTCCAGAAGCTCCTTGGACCGACCGCGCAGGCGATCTGGATCGGGACCTTCCACTCGATCTGCTTGAGGATCCTGAGGAGGCACCAGGAAGCCCTCGGCTTTCGCGGGAACTTGACCGTCTTCGACGCGGACGACAGCCTCAGCCTGATCCGGCAGATCCTCAAGGAGTCGGGCAAGACCGACGATCCGGTTCGGGCCGCGGACGCGCGGTCGGCGATCTCGCTCGCGAAGAACAGGATGATCGATCCGGAGCGCCTCGAGTCGGAGTCGGCCGGGCCGGGCGGGCGACGGATCGCGCGTCTGTGGCGCCTCTACGACGCTAGGCTCCGCGAGCAGGACGGCGTCGACTTCGATGATCTTCTGCTCCTGGCCGTGCGCCTGCTCCGCGAGAACAGGTCGATCGGCGACGCCTATGCGCAGCGCTTCCGCCACATCCTCGTCGACGAGTACCAGGACACCAACCGGGTCCAGCTGGAGCTTGTGCGGCGCCTGGCCGAGCGGCACGGGAACATCTGTGCCGTCGGGGACGACGACCAATCGATCTACAGGTGGCGCGGGGCGGATGTCACGAACATCCTCGGGTTCGAGCGGCATTTTCCGGGGACTGCCGTCTTGAGGATGGAACAGAACTATCGATCGACCAGGCGGATCCTCGATGTCGCCAACGCGGCGGTCCTCAAGAACGCCGGCCGCATGCCCAAGACGCTGTGGACCGAGAACGAGCCCGGGGAGGCCGTCCGCCTCTTCCTGGCGGAGGACGAGGAACAAGAGGCCAGGCATGTGGCGCGCAGGATCAGGGAGGAGGTCCGCGGGGGGGCTTCCCTGTCCCATCTGGCAGTTCTCTACAGGACGCACGCCCAGTCGAGAGCGATCGAGGAGGCCTGCATCCGGGCGGAGATCCCCTATCGCGTCCTCGGAGGGATCGCCTTCTACCAGCGCAAGGAGGTGAAGGACCTCCTGGCCTATCTTCGGCTGCTCGCCAATCCGCACGACGAGGTCTCCTTCCGGCGGGCGGCGCTGGCTCCGCGCCGCGGCGCCGGCGAGATGACGATCGATCGCATTCTCTCGGAAGCCCGCGCGAGGGGCGTCGATCTGCTCACCGCGTGCGAGCGGGCGCGGGAATGGGGAATGGAGGGGCGAGGATTCGCCGCGCTGGCCGATCTGGCTGCCTATCTCATGACGCTCGTTCCTCGGATCGATGAGAAGCCCCACGTCCTTCTCGAGGAGATCGCGCACCAGATCGGGTACAGGGAGTACCTTCGATCGCAGTCCGAGGCCGAGTGGGAAGATCGCTTCGCGCACGTGCTTGAGCTGATCGAGGGAGCCAGGGGGTACGAGGATGCGGAGGAGAGCGCCGGGGTCGTCGACTTCCTGGAGCAGGTCGCCCTGTACGCGCAGAGCGACAAACTCAGGGATGACGAGGAGCGGGTCACTCTGATGACCGTGCACAACGCCAAGGGTCTCGAGTTCGACGCCGTGCTCGTCACGGGCCTCGAAGACGGGCTCTTCCCCCACATCTCCTCCCTGACCGATCCCGAAGAGCTGGAGGAGGAGCGCCGCCTCTTCTATGTGGCCGTGACCAGAGCCCGGCGGACTCTCACGCTCACCGCGAGCCGTTCCCGGCGCCGCATCAATCGAATGGCCGGCTCGGACCTCAGCCGGTTCCTCTCGGAGATCCCCGAGGAGCTGCTCGAGATCGAAGGCCGCCTTCACGCCGCGACCGCCAGATTCCCGGCGCGGCGCGCCGCGACGGCGAAAGAGCTGCATGAGGAGGCCGCCCAGGACTCGGAGGATGAATGGGACGGCCCGATCATCGCGAGGGAGCCGGCCGCCGCCCGCGTGGCGGGCCGGACTCTCGTGCGCCACGTCCGCTACGGGATCGGGGAGGTGCTCTCGGTCGATGGGGAAGGAGAGAAGGCGCGGCTCGAGGTCCGGTTCCCGGGGTGGGGCACGAAGAAGATCGTGCGTTCCTACCTCGTGCCCGTCGGGAGAGGATGA